The following coding sequences lie in one Streptomyces venezuelae genomic window:
- a CDS encoding alpha/beta fold hydrolase: MSRLTHVTSGPYAPPVAAREVTAVSADGARVHVEVHGPEGAPAVVLAHGWTCSTAFWAAQIRDLCTDHRVIAYDQRGHGRSVAPSAADGYSTRALADDLEAVLAATLAPGEKAVLVGHSMGGMTIMAAGGRAGVREHAAAVLLCSTGSSALVAESLVVPLLRAGRARTRITRSVLGSRAPLGPVTPVAKRILKYATMGPGAGPEKVEACARIVHACPRDVRHGWSSVLDALQLDVEVGALQTPTAVIAGTSDRLTPVVHARRIAAALPECLGLTELPGIGHMTPIEAPEAVTGRIREIVGTYVQVKEGA; encoded by the coding sequence ATGAGCCGACTGACCCACGTGACGAGCGGCCCCTACGCCCCGCCCGTCGCCGCCCGCGAGGTCACCGCCGTCTCCGCGGACGGCGCCCGCGTCCACGTCGAGGTGCACGGCCCCGAAGGAGCACCCGCCGTGGTGCTCGCCCACGGGTGGACCTGCTCGACGGCGTTCTGGGCCGCGCAGATACGTGACCTCTGTACCGACCACCGCGTCATCGCGTACGACCAGCGGGGGCACGGGCGCAGCGTGGCTCCCTCGGCCGCCGACGGGTACAGCACGCGGGCCCTCGCCGACGACCTCGAAGCGGTGCTCGCGGCGACGCTCGCGCCGGGCGAGAAGGCCGTGCTCGTGGGGCACTCCATGGGTGGCATGACGATCATGGCCGCGGGCGGCCGCGCCGGGGTGCGGGAGCACGCCGCGGCCGTCCTGCTGTGCAGCACGGGGAGTTCGGCGCTGGTCGCCGAGTCGCTGGTCGTGCCGCTGCTGCGGGCCGGGCGGGCGCGGACCCGGATCACGCGCTCCGTGCTCGGCTCGCGTGCTCCGCTCGGGCCCGTCACGCCCGTGGCCAAGCGGATCCTCAAGTACGCGACGATGGGCCCCGGCGCCGGGCCCGAGAAGGTCGAGGCCTGCGCGCGGATCGTGCACGCCTGCCCCCGGGACGTGCGCCACGGCTGGTCGAGCGTCCTCGACGCGCTGCAACTGGACGTCGAGGTCGGCGCGTTGCAGACGCCTACGGCCGTGATCGCCGGGACGTCCGACCGCCTCACTCCCGTCGTGCACGCGCGGCGCATCGCCGCCGCCCTGCCGGAGTGCCTGGGGCTCACCGAGCTCCCCGGGATCGGACACATGACACCCATCGAGGCGCCCGAGGCCGTCACCGGACGGATCAGGGAGATCGTCGGAACGTACGTACAGGTCAAGGAGGGCGCATGA
- a CDS encoding flavin-containing monooxygenase has product MTEHEHVRVAVIGSGFGGLGAAVRLRREGITDFVVLERAGAVGGTWRDNSYPGCACDVPSHLYSFSFAPNPDWPRTFSGQEHIRAYLEHVADTFRLRPHLRLDTEVKLMTWDAEQLHWVIETSNGTYSADVVVSATGPLSDPKTPDIPGLDTFPGKVFHSARWDHDYDLGGKRVAMIGTGASAIQIVPEIQQKVGKLTLFQRTPPWVMPRADRAITGAERWLHKQLPFTTQARRGLLWGIRELQVQAFTKRPNELGMVEQIAKRNMHRAIKDPALRAKLTPTYRIGCKRILLSNTYYPALAQPNVDVVASGLSEVRGNTVVAADGTETEVDAIIFGTGFHVTDMPIAERVVGDEGQTLMESWKGGMNALRGATAAGFPNWMTIIGPNTGLGNSSMILMIESQLNYMADYLRQLDVLGGRAALAARPDSVSAWNHRVQERMKRTVWNTGGCNSWYLDENGVNTTVWPGTTTEFRAATRRVDLSEYEVVRPPKPQPAAPGSRKAKKVEAGA; this is encoded by the coding sequence ATGACAGAGCACGAGCACGTACGGGTGGCGGTGATCGGATCCGGCTTCGGCGGCCTCGGTGCCGCCGTGCGGCTGCGCCGCGAGGGCATCACCGACTTCGTCGTACTGGAGCGCGCCGGCGCCGTGGGCGGCACCTGGCGCGACAACAGCTACCCGGGCTGCGCCTGCGACGTGCCCTCGCACCTGTACTCGTTCTCCTTCGCGCCCAACCCGGACTGGCCCCGCACCTTCTCCGGCCAGGAGCACATCCGCGCGTACCTGGAGCACGTCGCCGACACCTTCCGGCTCCGCCCCCATCTGCGCCTCGACACCGAGGTGAAGCTGATGACCTGGGACGCCGAGCAGCTGCACTGGGTGATCGAGACCAGCAACGGCACCTACAGCGCCGACGTCGTCGTCTCCGCCACCGGGCCGCTCTCCGACCCCAAGACCCCGGACATTCCCGGCCTCGACACGTTCCCCGGCAAGGTCTTCCACTCGGCCCGCTGGGACCACGACTACGACCTCGGCGGCAAGCGCGTCGCCATGATCGGAACCGGCGCCTCCGCCATCCAGATCGTGCCCGAGATCCAGCAGAAGGTCGGCAAGCTCACCCTCTTCCAGCGCACGCCCCCGTGGGTGATGCCGCGCGCCGACCGCGCCATCACCGGCGCCGAGCGCTGGCTGCACAAGCAGCTCCCGTTCACCACGCAGGCCAGGCGCGGCCTCCTGTGGGGCATCCGCGAGCTGCAGGTCCAGGCGTTCACCAAGCGGCCCAACGAGCTCGGCATGGTCGAGCAGATCGCCAAGCGGAACATGCACCGGGCCATCAAGGACCCGGCGCTGCGGGCCAAGCTGACGCCGACGTACCGCATCGGCTGCAAGCGCATCCTGCTCTCCAACACGTACTACCCGGCGCTCGCGCAGCCCAATGTCGACGTCGTCGCCAGCGGTTTGAGCGAGGTCCGCGGCAACACCGTCGTCGCCGCGGACGGCACGGAGACCGAGGTCGACGCGATCATCTTCGGCACCGGCTTCCACGTCACGGACATGCCGATCGCCGAGCGCGTGGTGGGCGACGAGGGCCAGACCCTCATGGAGAGCTGGAAGGGCGGCATGAACGCGCTGCGCGGCGCGACCGCGGCCGGCTTCCCCAACTGGATGACGATCATCGGCCCGAACACCGGGCTCGGGAACTCCTCCATGATCCTGATGATCGAGTCGCAGCTGAACTACATGGCCGACTACCTGCGCCAGCTCGACGTCCTCGGGGGCCGCGCCGCCCTCGCCGCGCGGCCCGACTCCGTCAGCGCCTGGAACCACCGCGTCCAGGAGCGGATGAAGCGGACCGTGTGGAACACCGGCGGCTGCAACAGCTGGTACCTCGACGAGAACGGTGTCAACACGACCGTCTGGCCCGGTACGACCACCGAGTTCAGGGCGGCGACGCGGCGCGTCGACCTCTCCGAGTACGAGGTGGTGCGGCCCCCGAAGCCGCAGCCCGCGGCACCGGGCTCCCGCAAGGCCAAGAAGGTCGAGGCCGGGGCATGA
- a CDS encoding MerR family transcriptional regulator, protein MEALAEEAGITVRTVRFYRERGLIPPPRREGRIAWYDEHHLARLRTIAALLERGHTLNGIAELADAFDKGRDVGELLGLGEPTEEQPVRLTPEELADHFAGEVTPENLVAALDLGYLGTDGDELVHISRRLLDASSTLVRKGVPLAAVLEAGQRVREHADALAELFITVMRTHTPDTADVDIDQLRPLAKSVVEAELSMALDRRLKES, encoded by the coding sequence ATGGAGGCGCTGGCCGAGGAGGCCGGCATCACCGTGCGCACCGTGCGCTTCTACCGCGAGCGCGGCCTGATCCCGCCGCCCCGCCGCGAGGGCCGCATCGCCTGGTACGACGAGCACCACCTGGCCAGACTCCGCACGATCGCCGCCCTCCTGGAGCGCGGCCACACCCTGAACGGCATCGCCGAGCTCGCCGACGCCTTCGACAAGGGCCGCGACGTCGGCGAGCTCCTCGGCCTCGGCGAGCCGACCGAGGAGCAGCCGGTCCGCCTCACGCCCGAGGAGCTCGCCGACCACTTCGCGGGCGAGGTCACCCCCGAGAACCTCGTCGCGGCCCTGGACCTCGGCTACCTCGGCACGGACGGCGACGAGCTCGTCCACATCAGCCGCCGCCTGCTCGACGCGTCATCCACCCTCGTGCGCAAGGGGGTTCCGCTGGCCGCCGTCCTGGAGGCGGGCCAGCGCGTACGCGAACACGCCGACGCGCTCGCGGAGTTGTTCATCACCGTCATGCGCACCCACACGCCCGACACGGCGGACGTCGACATCGACCAGCTGCGTCCGCTCGCCAAGAGCGTGGTGGAGGCGGAGCTGTCGATGGCGCTGGACCGCCGCCTCAAGGAATCCTGA
- a CDS encoding DUF6528 family protein produces the protein MLGAAGAGIAAVLPATRAYAAGGDGGVPVGTPPVLLTEQASKRLLVLDPRRRVWDPAADPSVVRWEFSPVGDPRYKDLLPDVSWVYPCEAKARLHRRHTYVLTTASFGFVAVVHHPTGRRYWGTAIGPGDDLFNPHSAEILPDGNVAVACSTGARVRLYAASQGPRATRYAEAELKGAHGLHWDGVRGVLWALGDDELVTYEVGGTAARPTLERTYAVGLPVGTPGKTPGGHDLSPVAGRPGRLWVTTNAAVFQYEIKSRTFVRDFAGAAEISRKSVKAVGDDPRTGQVLTTVPEPGLGETWWTTTVSVHRPESAYKLVDGGIYKARWWLPA, from the coding sequence GTGCTGGGTGCGGCCGGCGCCGGGATCGCGGCGGTGCTGCCCGCCACGCGCGCGTACGCGGCGGGCGGCGACGGCGGGGTTCCCGTCGGTACGCCGCCCGTACTGCTGACGGAGCAGGCGTCCAAGCGGCTCCTCGTGCTCGACCCGCGGCGCCGCGTCTGGGACCCGGCCGCCGACCCGTCCGTCGTCCGCTGGGAGTTCTCGCCCGTCGGCGACCCCCGCTACAAGGACCTGCTGCCCGACGTGAGCTGGGTCTACCCGTGCGAGGCGAAGGCGCGGCTGCACCGGCGGCACACGTACGTCCTGACGACGGCGTCGTTCGGATTCGTGGCCGTCGTCCACCATCCGACCGGGAGGCGGTATTGGGGCACGGCCATCGGGCCCGGCGACGACCTGTTCAACCCGCACAGCGCCGAGATCCTGCCCGACGGGAACGTGGCCGTCGCGTGCAGCACGGGCGCGCGGGTGCGGCTGTACGCGGCGTCGCAGGGGCCGCGGGCCACGCGGTACGCGGAGGCTGAGCTGAAGGGGGCGCACGGGCTGCACTGGGACGGGGTGCGGGGCGTGCTCTGGGCGCTCGGTGACGACGAGCTGGTGACGTACGAGGTGGGCGGGACGGCCGCGCGGCCGACGCTGGAGCGGACGTACGCGGTCGGGCTGCCGGTCGGCACGCCGGGGAAGACCCCCGGGGGGCACGACCTGTCCCCCGTCGCCGGGCGGCCGGGGCGGCTGTGGGTGACGACCAACGCGGCCGTCTTTCAGTACGAGATCAAGTCCCGAACCTTCGTACGGGACTTCGCCGGGGCCGCGGAGATCTCCCGGAAGTCCGTGAAGGCCGTCGGCGACGATCCGCGGACCGGGCAGGTCCTGACCACCGTCCCGGAGCCCGGTCTCGGGGAGACCTGGTGGACCACGACGGTGAGCGTGCACCGCCCGGAGTCCGCCTACAAGCTGGTCGACGGCGGCATCTACAAGGCGCGTTGGTGGCTGCCTGCCTGA
- a CDS encoding exodeoxyribonuclease III produces MLTVTSVNVNGLRAAAKKGFVEWLADTSADVVCLQEVRAEEHQLPDEVRAPEGWHVVHAPAAAKGRAGVSLYTRREPDRVRVGFGSQEFDGSGRYVEADLPGVTVASLYLPSGEVGTERQDEKVRFMDEFLAYLKELKVRAAADGRHVVVCGDWNIAHKEADLKNWKGNKKNSGFLPEERAWMDEVFAEYEDVVRAQHPNVEGPYSWWSYRGRAFDNDTGWRIDYQVATAGLAERALKAYVERAASHGERWSDHAPVTVVYDL; encoded by the coding sequence ATGCTCACTGTGACCAGCGTGAATGTGAACGGGCTGCGCGCCGCCGCCAAGAAGGGCTTCGTCGAGTGGCTCGCCGACACCTCGGCCGATGTGGTGTGCCTCCAGGAGGTGCGCGCCGAGGAGCACCAGCTGCCCGACGAGGTGCGGGCCCCCGAGGGCTGGCACGTCGTGCACGCGCCCGCCGCCGCCAAGGGGCGCGCCGGTGTCTCGCTGTACACGCGCCGTGAGCCGGACCGGGTGCGGGTCGGCTTCGGGTCGCAGGAGTTCGACGGCAGCGGCCGGTACGTCGAGGCGGATCTGCCGGGCGTCACCGTGGCCAGCCTGTACCTGCCCTCGGGCGAGGTCGGCACCGAGCGGCAGGACGAGAAGGTCCGCTTCATGGACGAGTTCCTCGCCTATCTGAAGGAGCTCAAGGTGCGCGCCGCCGCCGACGGGCGCCACGTCGTCGTCTGCGGCGACTGGAACATCGCCCACAAAGAGGCCGACCTCAAGAACTGGAAGGGCAACAAGAAGAACTCCGGGTTCCTGCCGGAGGAGCGCGCCTGGATGGACGAGGTCTTCGCGGAGTACGAGGACGTCGTGCGGGCGCAGCACCCGAACGTCGAGGGCCCCTACTCGTGGTGGTCCTACCGCGGGCGCGCCTTCGACAACGACACGGGCTGGCGCATCGACTACCAGGTCGCGACGGCGGGGCTCGCCGAGCGCGCGCTGAAGGCGTACGTGGAGCGCGCCGCGAGCCACGGGGAGCGGTGGAGCGACCACGCGCCCGTCACGGTGGTCTACGACCTGTAG
- a CDS encoding GNAT family N-acetyltransferase has protein sequence MTIQTNPAATVTPAGIHLRTVTFAHPDAVRLNDLVQLEYAERYGDEGDVTPLDPTMFEPPRGRYFIAYDEQGTALATGGWRGMDGTTGRDENYRDGDAELKRMFVTAEARGLGLARRILAALEADAKAAGRVRMVLETGTKQPEAIALYTSSGYTPAAEKFGLYRFDDLSRCYEKFL, from the coding sequence ATGACTATCCAGACGAACCCCGCCGCCACCGTCACCCCCGCCGGGATACACCTGCGCACCGTCACGTTCGCGCACCCCGACGCGGTCCGGCTCAACGACCTCGTCCAGCTCGAGTACGCGGAGCGCTACGGCGACGAGGGGGACGTCACACCCCTCGACCCGACCATGTTCGAGCCGCCACGCGGCCGCTACTTCATCGCGTACGACGAGCAGGGCACCGCACTGGCGACGGGCGGCTGGCGCGGCATGGACGGGACCACCGGGCGCGACGAGAACTACCGGGACGGCGACGCCGAACTGAAGCGGATGTTCGTCACCGCGGAGGCCCGCGGGCTCGGCCTCGCCCGCCGGATACTCGCGGCCCTTGAGGCCGACGCGAAGGCGGCGGGCCGGGTCCGCATGGTCCTGGAGACGGGCACGAAGCAGCCCGAGGCGATAGCCCTCTACACCTCCAGCGGCTACACCCCCGCCGCGGAGAAGTTCGGCCTCTACCGCTTCGACGACCTGAGCCGCTGCTACGAGAAGTTCCTGTAA
- a CDS encoding sensor histidine kinase produces MGLRTKIGIAIAGTAALVSVVMGLLVHHRTVEAQYAGARSQIGDRLQTAVQDHAAGVDGDRTLIDPVDLPGPLAGAVANGRWGVYLDRTGRIPQLWAATKYGKEVIALKRPYDREAETVRDLDRVLWISGGFGTALACAAGLLVATRLGRRLRTKAGAAQRIAEGDLTARLPLRGKDEITQLASAVNTMADALAARLQAEREVTANIAHELRTPVAGMVTAAGLLPPGRPSELVQESAGRLRELVDDVIEVARLDGAGERVAAEPGELGALVRRSAAAGAAGADGVTVSVVRDVRVVTDPRRVERIVANLVSNALRHGAAPVTVEVDGGVVRVRDSGGGFPESLLSGGPQRFRSGCGEKGVGLGLGLTIAQGQAQVLGAGLRFGNPAGGGAEAVLDLRSAVRA; encoded by the coding sequence ATGGGACTTCGTACCAAGATCGGTATCGCCATCGCGGGCACCGCCGCGCTGGTGTCCGTCGTGATGGGGCTGCTCGTCCACCACCGCACCGTCGAGGCGCAGTACGCGGGTGCGCGCAGCCAGATCGGGGACCGGCTGCAGACCGCCGTGCAGGACCACGCGGCCGGGGTCGACGGGGACCGTACGCTCATCGACCCCGTCGACCTGCCGGGGCCGCTCGCCGGGGCCGTGGCGAACGGGCGGTGGGGCGTCTATCTGGACCGGACCGGGCGCATTCCGCAGCTGTGGGCGGCCACCAAGTACGGCAAGGAGGTCATCGCGCTGAAGCGGCCCTACGACAGGGAGGCGGAGACCGTACGGGACCTGGACCGGGTGCTGTGGATCTCGGGCGGGTTCGGGACCGCGCTCGCCTGTGCCGCCGGGCTGCTCGTCGCCACCAGGCTCGGACGGCGGCTCAGGACCAAGGCCGGGGCGGCGCAGCGCATCGCGGAGGGCGATCTGACGGCGCGGCTGCCGCTGCGCGGCAAGGACGAGATCACTCAGTTGGCGTCCGCCGTGAACACCATGGCCGACGCGCTCGCGGCCCGGCTGCAGGCCGAGCGCGAGGTGACGGCGAACATCGCGCACGAGCTGCGCACCCCGGTGGCCGGCATGGTGACGGCGGCCGGGCTGCTGCCGCCGGGGCGCCCCTCCGAACTCGTCCAGGAGTCCGCGGGGCGGCTGCGGGAGCTCGTCGACGACGTCATCGAGGTGGCGCGGCTCGACGGGGCGGGGGAGCGGGTCGCGGCCGAACCCGGCGAGCTCGGAGCGCTCGTGCGCAGGTCGGCGGCCGCCGGGGCCGCGGGTGCGGACGGTGTGACCGTCTCCGTCGTGCGGGACGTGCGCGTCGTGACGGATCCGCGGCGCGTGGAGCGGATCGTCGCCAACCTCGTCAGTAATGCGCTGCGGCACGGGGCGGCGCCGGTGACGGTCGAGGTCGACGGCGGGGTGGTGCGGGTGCGGGACTCCGGGGGCGGCTTTCCGGAGTCCCTGCTGTCCGGTGGGCCGCAGCGGTTCCGGAGCGGGTGCGGGGAGAAGGGCGTGGGCCTCGGGCTCGGGCTGACCATCGCGCAGGGGCAGGCGCAGGTCCTCGGGGCGGGGCTGCGGTTCGGCAATCCGGCGGGGGGCGGGGCCGAGGCCGTGCTCGATCTGCGGTCGGCCGTGAGGGCGTAG
- the glpR gene encoding gephyrin-like molybdotransferase receptor GlpR, translating into MSSSGLIYAVIVGAWAAYLVPMWLRRQDELNEARPTERFSTAIRLLSGRAGMERRYAKDLQARSPEEGESHDDPDGITGSVDVRSFVAPLTERGLERDPGREREREPAREPERERAPVREREPVRQRRREPAPATGAPSRETPAQRAASAEAAARARRTKVLARRRRTTVLLFLAFTIGTIVAAVGGLAFLWAPAVPAVLLSAYIVYLRGQERRRFTYTMDRRRAEVAAQRLRERQPRRRPAEPTADETAEEGPASETETGLSALAADRRALVEQTDHAEWVDQQRERQRGPGRGDSWDPVPVPLPTYVTAPVAPRATGSVDLGAPDAWSAARSSTAEPTAEPAAEREAGRGDIDAADGSDAAGGRSDKRRAASARRARERGRTPLFDQYEDGDRPRAANE; encoded by the coding sequence GTGAGCAGCAGCGGCCTCATCTACGCAGTCATCGTCGGGGCCTGGGCCGCCTACTTGGTGCCGATGTGGCTCCGTAGGCAGGACGAGCTGAACGAAGCCCGTCCGACGGAACGCTTCAGCACCGCCATCCGGCTGCTGTCCGGACGGGCGGGGATGGAGCGCCGATACGCCAAGGACCTGCAAGCGCGCTCGCCCGAGGAAGGGGAGTCGCACGACGATCCGGACGGCATCACCGGCTCGGTGGACGTCCGGTCCTTCGTCGCGCCCCTGACCGAGCGCGGGCTCGAACGGGATCCCGGACGGGAGCGGGAGCGAGAACCCGCGCGAGAACCCGAACGTGAGCGCGCACCCGTGCGCGAGCGGGAGCCCGTACGGCAGCGGAGGCGTGAACCCGCGCCCGCGACCGGCGCGCCGTCCCGCGAGACACCCGCGCAGCGCGCCGCGTCGGCCGAGGCCGCCGCGCGTGCCCGGCGCACCAAGGTGCTCGCCCGCCGCCGCCGTACGACGGTCCTCCTCTTCCTCGCCTTCACCATCGGCACGATCGTCGCCGCGGTCGGCGGGCTCGCCTTCCTGTGGGCGCCCGCCGTGCCCGCCGTGCTCCTGAGCGCGTACATCGTCTATCTGCGCGGCCAGGAACGGCGCCGCTTCACGTACACGATGGACCGGCGCAGGGCCGAGGTCGCGGCGCAGCGGCTCCGCGAGCGGCAGCCCCGGCGCAGGCCGGCGGAGCCGACGGCCGACGAGACGGCGGAGGAGGGCCCGGCGTCCGAGACGGAGACCGGTCTCTCGGCGCTCGCCGCGGACCGCCGCGCCCTCGTCGAGCAGACCGACCACGCCGAGTGGGTCGACCAGCAGCGCGAGCGGCAGCGCGGCCCCGGGCGCGGCGACAGCTGGGACCCGGTCCCGGTCCCGCTGCCGACGTACGTGACCGCGCCCGTCGCCCCGCGCGCCACCGGCAGCGTCGACCTGGGCGCGCCCGACGCGTGGAGCGCGGCCCGCTCCAGCACGGCGGAACCGACCGCCGAGCCCGCGGCCGAACGCGAGGCGGGTCGCGGCGACATCGACGCGGCCGACGGCTCCGACGCCGCCGGCGGCCGCAGCGACAAGCGCCGGGCGGCGTCCGCGCGGCGGGCCCGCGAGCGCGGCCGCACGCCGCTCTTCGACCAGTACGAGGACGGCGACCGGCCGCGCGCGGCGAACGAGTGA
- a CDS encoding GNAT family N-acetyltransferase, with protein MRDQRAWREVNRRNRDWLRPWEATIPPPTPSGPIVHRPTYRQMVRHLRAEANAGRMLPFVVEYQGRLVGQLTVAGITWGSMCSGHVGYWVDRSVAGRGVMPTAVALAVDHCFRSVGLHRIEVCIRPENTPSRRVVEKLGFREEGLRPRYLHIDGAWRDHLVFALTAEEVPEGLVRRWHEARPRRTA; from the coding sequence ATGCGCGACCAGCGGGCCTGGCGCGAGGTCAACCGGCGCAACCGGGACTGGCTGCGCCCCTGGGAGGCCACGATTCCGCCGCCCACCCCGAGCGGCCCGATCGTGCACCGCCCCACCTACCGGCAGATGGTCCGCCATCTGCGCGCCGAGGCCAACGCGGGCCGGATGCTGCCCTTCGTCGTCGAGTACCAGGGCCGCCTCGTCGGACAGCTGACGGTCGCCGGGATCACCTGGGGCTCGATGTGCTCGGGCCACGTCGGCTACTGGGTCGACCGGTCCGTCGCGGGTCGCGGGGTCATGCCGACCGCCGTCGCGCTCGCCGTGGACCACTGCTTCCGTTCGGTCGGGCTGCACCGTATCGAGGTCTGTATTCGCCCCGAGAACACACCGAGCCGACGGGTCGTGGAGAAACTCGGATTCCGCGAGGAGGGTCTTCGCCCGCGGTATCTGCACATTGACGGAGCGTGGCGCGATCACCTCGTCTTCGCACTCACGGCCGAAGAGGTGCCGGAGGGTCTGGTGCGCCGCTGGCACGAGGCGCGACCTCGCAGGACGGCGTAG
- a CDS encoding molybdenum cofactor biosynthesis protein B, which yields MSGQDLDTSAGGALPAPYSALVVTASNRAAAGVYADKGGPILAEGLTALGFAVDGPQVVPDGDPVEEALRAGAEAGYDVILTTGGTGISPTDRTPEATRRVIDHEVPGIGEAIRAYGREKVPTAVLSRGLAGVARGTLIVNLPGSTGGVRDGLAVLEPLLKHAVDQLRGGDHPGPPGGAS from the coding sequence ATGAGCGGTCAGGATCTCGACACGTCGGCCGGCGGCGCGCTGCCCGCGCCGTACAGCGCGCTCGTCGTGACCGCCTCCAACCGTGCCGCCGCCGGGGTCTACGCCGACAAGGGCGGCCCGATCCTCGCCGAGGGCCTGACCGCGCTCGGCTTCGCCGTCGACGGACCGCAGGTCGTCCCCGACGGCGACCCCGTCGAAGAGGCCCTGCGCGCGGGCGCCGAGGCCGGCTACGACGTCATCCTGACCACCGGCGGCACCGGCATCTCGCCCACCGACCGCACCCCCGAGGCCACCCGCCGCGTCATCGACCACGAGGTGCCGGGCATCGGCGAGGCGATCCGGGCGTACGGCAGGGAGAAGGTCCCCACGGCCGTCCTCTCGCGGGGACTGGCCGGGGTCGCGCGCGGAACGCTCATCGTGAACCTGCCGGGCTCCACCGGAGGCGTACGCGACGGTCTCGCCGTCCTGGAGCCGCTTCTGAAGCACGCCGTCGACCAGCTGCGCGGCGGCGACCATCCCGGCCCGCCGGGGGGTGCGAGCTGA
- the moaC gene encoding cyclic pyranopterin monophosphate synthase MoaC: MTAISRGNTPGAPEQQRLTHIDEAGAARMVDVSAKDVTARTARASGRVLVSPRVIELLRGEGVPKGDALATARIAGIMGAKRTPDLIPLCHPLAVSGVKLDLSVADDAVEILATVKTTDRTGVEMEALTAVSVAALTVVDMVKAVDKGAVITDVRVEEKTGGKSGHWQRDDEPSGEQA; the protein is encoded by the coding sequence ATGACCGCGATTTCCCGGGGGAACACCCCCGGAGCCCCTGAGCAGCAGCGACTGACCCACATCGACGAAGCGGGCGCCGCCCGCATGGTCGACGTGTCCGCCAAGGACGTCACGGCGCGCACCGCCCGCGCCAGCGGCCGCGTCCTGGTCTCCCCGCGCGTGATCGAGCTGCTGCGCGGCGAGGGCGTGCCCAAGGGAGACGCCCTGGCGACCGCGCGGATCGCGGGGATCATGGGGGCCAAGCGCACCCCGGACCTGATCCCGCTCTGCCACCCGCTGGCCGTCTCCGGAGTGAAGCTCGACCTCTCCGTGGCGGACGACGCCGTGGAGATCCTCGCCACCGTGAAGACGACCGACCGTACGGGCGTCGAGATGGAGGCCCTCACCGCGGTGAGCGTCGCCGCCCTCACCGTCGTCGACATGGTCAAGGCCGTCGACAAGGGCGCGGTCATCACGGACGTACGGGTCGAGGAGAAGACCGGCGGCAAGTCCGGGCACTGGCAGCGCGACGACGAGCCGTCCGGGGAGCAGGCATGA